Proteins encoded by one window of Superficieibacter sp. HKU1:
- the dnaC gene encoding DNA replication protein DnaC — translation MKNVGELMKRLQNVMPSHVKPAFKTGEELLAWQKEQGDIRSAAIERENRAMKMQRTFNRSGIRPLHQNCSFENYRVESEGQMNALARARQYVEEFDGNIASFIFSGKPGTGKNHLAAAICNELLLRGKSVLIITVADIMSAMKDSFGNRETSEEQLLTDLSRVDLLVIDEIGMQNESRYEKVIINQIVDRRSSSKRPTGMLTNSNIEEMNKLLGERVMDRMRLGNSLWVIFNWDSYRSRVTGKEY, via the coding sequence GGGTGAAGAACTGCTGGCCTGGCAAAAGGAGCAGGGAGACATCCGTTCCGCCGCCATCGAACGTGAAAACCGGGCGATGAAAATGCAGCGAACCTTTAACCGCTCCGGCATTCGCCCTCTGCATCAAAACTGTTCTTTTGAAAACTACCGCGTGGAGAGCGAAGGGCAAATGAACGCGCTGGCCAGGGCGCGGCAGTATGTTGAAGAGTTTGACGGTAATATCGCCAGCTTCATCTTTTCCGGCAAGCCCGGCACCGGTAAAAACCATCTGGCAGCGGCGATCTGTAATGAGTTGCTGCTGCGCGGCAAATCGGTGCTGATCATTACGGTAGCCGATATCATGTCGGCGATGAAAGACTCGTTCGGCAACCGGGAAACCAGCGAAGAACAATTGCTCACCGATCTGAGTCGTGTCGATCTGCTGGTGATCGATGAGATTGGTATGCAGAACGAATCGCGCTATGAAAAAGTGATCATTAATCAGATCGTCGACCGCCGCTCCTCTTCCAAACGTCCAACCGGGATGCTAACCAATAGCAACATCGAAGAGATGAACAAACTGCTTGGCGAGCGCGTTATGGACCGGATGCGTCTCGGCAACAGCTTGTGGGTCATCTTCAACTGGGACAGCTACCGCAGCCGCGTGACGGGCAAAGAGTATTGA